The following proteins are co-located in the Microcystis wesenbergii NRERC-220 genome:
- the gltS gene encoding sodium/glutamate symporter, translating into MEIYQFSQRQTIIIAILVLYLGKYLSQNIKFLQDYNIPDAVAGGVLASLFFGLFFAVFKWQIEFTLNVRDALLIVFFTTIGLSSKLKTLLQGGKPLLILLITAVVYLILQNLAGLGVAKVMGLDLRIGLIAGSVSLSGGHGTAIAWASIFRDNYGIAKASEIGIASATFGLVLGGIIGGPVAKWLITRNRLRANNQDQDLTVGIKQSQRNVNIDYNTMLHSILVIGLTIGLGNQINYWVTPLGLKLPDFVTCLLAGIILTNTVPLLLKRFPWPANTPSLALISDVSLGLFLSMSLMSLQLWTLIDLAGPIAILLLVQFSLSIIYTVLLVFPVMGKNYHASVVCAGYLGLTLGATPTAIANMTAVTENFGASPQAFIIVPLVGAFFIDLSNAFVIQQFLNFLT; encoded by the coding sequence ATGGAAATTTATCAATTTAGCCAACGCCAGACAATTATTATTGCTATTCTAGTCCTCTATCTCGGTAAGTATTTAAGCCAAAATATCAAATTTCTACAAGATTATAACATTCCTGATGCCGTTGCTGGTGGTGTCTTAGCTTCCTTATTTTTCGGTCTATTTTTTGCTGTTTTTAAATGGCAAATCGAATTTACCCTCAATGTTCGGGATGCCCTGTTAATCGTTTTTTTTACTACTATCGGGCTGTCCTCAAAACTAAAAACCCTGCTGCAAGGGGGGAAACCCTTGCTAATTTTATTGATAACCGCGGTGGTTTATCTCATTCTACAAAATTTAGCCGGGTTAGGAGTGGCAAAAGTGATGGGATTGGATTTACGCATCGGTTTGATTGCTGGTTCCGTTTCTTTGAGTGGCGGTCACGGGACTGCCATTGCTTGGGCTTCTATTTTTCGTGATAATTATGGCATCGCCAAAGCATCAGAAATCGGTATAGCCAGTGCTACTTTTGGGCTAGTTTTAGGGGGAATTATTGGCGGACCGGTGGCTAAATGGTTAATTACTAGAAATCGACTGCGAGCCAATAATCAGGACCAAGATTTAACGGTGGGAATTAAACAAAGCCAGAGGAATGTCAATATCGATTACAATACAATGCTCCATTCAATCTTGGTGATTGGTTTAACTATCGGTTTAGGTAATCAGATTAACTACTGGGTAACTCCCCTTGGTTTAAAATTACCGGATTTTGTCACCTGTTTATTGGCAGGAATTATCCTGACTAATACCGTACCTTTGCTATTGAAACGCTTTCCTTGGCCCGCTAATACGCCCTCTTTAGCCTTAATTTCTGATGTTAGTCTCGGTTTATTCCTATCAATGTCCTTGATGAGTTTACAATTATGGACATTGATCGATTTGGCCGGACCGATTGCTATCCTGTTATTAGTGCAGTTCTCACTCAGCATTATTTATACTGTTTTACTGGTCTTTCCCGTAATGGGAAAAAACTATCATGCTTCAGTAGTTTGCGCCGGTTATTTGGGTTTAACTCTAGGGGCAACTCCCACAGCGATCGCAAATATGACAGCAGTAACGGAAAATTTTGGGGCTTCTCCCCAAGCATTTATTATTGTTCCTTTGGTGGGGGCATTTTTTATTGATTTGTCTAATGCTTTTGTCATCCAGCAATTTTTGAATTTTCTGACTTAA